A genomic stretch from Penicillium digitatum chromosome 4, complete sequence includes:
- a CDS encoding Major facilitator superfamily domain, general substrate transporter: MATTTTKVSSLDIPTTMVETESEKPPQGDNIHANDEEDGEYITGFKLWAILISGTLVQFVMMLDQSIIATAVPYITDEFHSLLDVGWYGSAYQLASAALQPLTGKLYTYLRIKWTFFAFFFVFELGSLLCAIAQSSKMLIVARAIAGLGGSGLLNGGLTMISACLPKHKRPAAMGMIISIGQLGQALGPLIGGAFTEKVTWRWCFYINLPIGGVVLALLATLDIPDRFAKPDLRTLLRTVFTTLDILGFSIFAPAAIMFFLALQYGGSQYAWGSPTVIGLLVGAGITFLVFLGWEYYRGDNAMIPLSMLRKRIIWSSCLTMFFITGVLTCGAYYLPIYFQAVHGASPIMSGVYYLPNILLQITMAMLSGIMVQRFGFYLPWVVGGTALASIGYGLLTMLTPTYKTANRVGFQILAGAGLGSAAAMPFVAVQNLVPHTQISVAMAILVFSLNFGGATFLTFAETDFSQSLPIAIAHYAPSVDASAIIAAGATGFRGVVSADELVGVLKAYSESVDHVFYLVCASAAAAFCFAWGMGWQDIRKHRAKDEDPATP; the protein is encoded by the exons ATGGCAACGACTACGACAAAGGTCTCTTCTCTTGACATTCCTACTACCATGGTGGAAACAGAATCCGAGAAGCCTCCACAGGGAGATAATATCCATGCcaatgacgaggaagatggagAATACATCACAGGATTCAAGCTGTGGGCGATTTTGATTTCGGGAACTCTTGTCCAGTTTGTTATGATGCTGGATCAATCTATTATTGCTACG GCCGTTCCGTATATCACGGATGAGTTTCATTCTCTTCTTGATGTGGGTTGGTATGGAAGCGCATACCAATTGGCCAG TGCTGCTCTTCAACCTTTAACCGGCAAGCTATACACCTACTTGCGGATCAAG TGGACAttcttcgccttcttcttcgtttTTGAACTTGGATCGCTACTTTGCGCCATTGCTCAATCTTCCAAGATGTTGATTGTAGCACGTGCAATTGCTGGTCTAGGTGGTTCGGGTCTGCTAAATGGAGGGCTGACGATGATTTCCGCCTGTTTGCCCAAGCATAAACGTCCAGCAGCCATGGGAATGATCATTTCCA TTGGACAGTTGGGTCAAGCTCTGGGCCCCCTTATTGGAGGGGCGTTTACAGAAAAAGTGACATGGCGCTG GTGTTTCTACATCAACCTCCCTATCGGCGGTGTCGTCCTCGCCCTCCTTGCTACCCTTGACATACCCGACCGCTTCGCAAAGCCTGACCTGCGAACCCTTCTCCGCACTGTTTTCACAACACTCGATATTCTTGGCTTCAGCATCTTTGCCCCTGCCGCAATCATGTTCTTCCTTGCCCTTCAATATGGTGGGAGTCAATACGCCTGGGGCAGTCCCACGGTGATTGGCCTACTCGTTGGCGCAGGAATAACGTTTCTAGTGTTTCTGGGCTGGGAGTACTATCGCGGCGATAATGCCATGATTCCACTTTCAATGCTAAGAAAGCGGATCATCTGGTCGAGCTGCCTGACTATGTTTTTTATCACGGGTGTGTTGACGTGTGGCGCGTACTATTTGCCGATTTATTTCCAGGCGGTGCATGGAGCATCACCGATCATGAGCGGTGTTTATTATCTGCCCAATATTCTGCTGCAGATCACCATGGCTATGTTATCGGGAATAATGG TCCAGAGATTCGGCTTTTACCTGCCATGGGTTGTTGGAGGAACCGCATTAGCGAGTATTGGATATGGACTGCTCACGATGCTCACACCAACATACAAAACTGCAAACCGTGTTGGATTCCAGATATTGGCTGGTGCAGGCCTGGGTAGTGCTGCGGCGATG CCCTTCGTCGCCGTCCAGAATCTAGTTCCGCACACCCAAATCTCGGTGGCCATGGCAATCCTCGTCTTTTCTTTGAACTTCGGTGGGGCTACGTTTCTCACCTTCGCCGAAACAGACTTCAGCCAAAGTCTCCCTATTGCGATCGCACACTATGCACCAAGTGTAGATGCGAGCGCTATCATCGCTGCTGGCGCGACCGGCTTTCGGGGTGTCGTTTCTGCAGATGAGTTGGTCGGTGTCTTGAAGGCGTATAGCGAGAGTGTT
- a CDS encoding Zn(II)2Cys6 transcription factor yields the protein MPPDRTPALQRYGRACANCSQSKCKCVTRPGGQGCERCYRLKKPCLPGDSSRVPNAQKNNPIPRIARLEEKLDGIVQLLGGGPVALNNASNLGVDHLTPPASTSIAISPLSTTSGASSVPSSLTLDLSPEQCLADFRTHALKHFAFLHIPVDAQCLRRERPFLFLCIMAVSAQSTQTKIELGERIKETLTERMFLNNDSAAINIDLLLGLLTFLAWGHDHLLHGTAARLSRFTQLAMSLVFDLRLNKPLPDDPNMLPVGGHCVVPNGLARSLEERRAVLGCFVMSSTVSSYFAQIDAMQWTPYMEECLDVLSRSTESPYDEMFAHQVRLQRIAGEVESVNEVKAQISPHLQQEAPLLASIHYTELSMCGLALSKQNVSGPGFQRIGYLYTCLNTVKLAFENFFKIPLVEYSGLSFPFFTQLARYLIVLSKLSTLNDPSWDNNLARSTVDVLQVIDQLINNIQHAKSADGEECRGGPLDKSTGIFTSVRTWCAAKLAEGGVEGVHARNTGFQPDASSGTQLEALFLEDAWWRDSFNVLLGNEFL from the exons ATGCCGCCCGATCGCACTCCCGCCCTCCAGCGGTACGGACGG GCTTGTGCGAACTGTTCCCAATCTAAATGTAAATGTGTTACAAGACCCGGTGGTCAGGGCTGCGAGAGATGTTATCGTTTAAAGAAACCCTGCCTGCCTGGCGACTCGAGTCGTGTTCCGAACGCTCAAAAGAACAACCCCATCCCTCGTATCGCCCGCTTGGAAGAAAAACTCGATGGCATTGTCCAGCTCTTGGGTGGCGGGCCAGTCGCGTTGAACAATGCCTCCAATTTAGGTGTTGATCATCTCACCCCACCTGCCTCCACCTCCATTGCCATCTCCCCTCTCTCCACTACAAGTGGAGCCTCATCGGTACCCTCATCTCTAACATTGGATCTGTCGCCGGAACAATGCTTAGCGGATTTTCGTACCCACGCCCTCAAACATTTCGCTTTTTTGCATATTCCCGTCGATGCACAATGTCTCCGCCGAGAACGACCATTCTTGTTCCTCTGTATCATGGCTGTGTCTGCCCAATCGACGCAGACGAAGATTGAACTTGGAGAACGAATTAAGGAAACCTTAACAGAACGTATGTTTCTGAACAATGACTCGGCCGCTATCAACATCGATTTGCTACTCGGTCTATTGACATTTCTCGCGTGGGGCCATGACCATCTACTCCACGGTACTGCGGCGAGGTTGTCGCGTTTTACCCAGCTGGCCATGTCGTTGGTGTTTGACCTTCGTCTCAACAAGCCACTTCCAGATGATCCCAACATGCTTCCTGTCGGGGGACATTGCGTGGTCCCAAACGGTCTCGCTAGATCTCTCGAAGAGAGACGTGCTGTTCTGGGGTGTTTCGTAATGAGCTCAAC TGTTTCCTCGTACTTTGCGCAGATCGATGCAATGCAGTGGACGCCATATATGGAAGAATGCCTGGATGTCCTGAGTCGAAGTACGGAATCTCCCTACGACGAGATGTTTGCACATCAGGTTAGACTGCAGCGCATTGCAGGGGAGGTGGAAAGC GTGAATGAAGTCAAGGCACAAATCTCACCACATTTGCAGCAAGAGG CGCCACTCCTAGCTTCCATACATTACACCGAATTAAGCATGTGCGGCCTGGCATTGTCTAAGCAAAATGTGTCGGGCCCTGGTTTTCAACGAATTGGCTATCTCTACACATGTCTCAACACGGTCAAACTGGCCTTTGAAAATTTCTTCAAGATTCCGCTTGTCGAATACTCTGGCCTTTCCTTTCCGTTCTTTACTCAGCTTGCTCGCTACCTCATTGTCCTGTCGAAGCTATCAACTCTGAACGACCCTAGCTGGGATAACAACCTGGCACGGTCAACGGTGGACGTCTTGCAAGTGATTGACCAATTGATCAACAATATCCAGCATGCCAAATCGGCGGATGGCGAAGAGTGTAGGGGGGGGCCGTTGGATAAATCGACGGGGATTTTCACGTCGGTTAGAACTTGGTGTGCAGCAAAACTGGCGGAAGGTGGTGTCGAAGGCGTACATGCCCGGAATACTGGCTTCCAACCGGATGCAAGCAGTGGCACGCAGCTCGAAGCATTGTTTCTCGAAGACGCTTGGTGGAGGGATAGCTTTAATGTACTCTTAGGGAATGAATTTCTCTGA
- a CDS encoding Cytochrome P450 — MAGSIGPAIHQIISLVPIWFMVAWGTIVTVVLILFRAYKDPLSKIPGPIFSRWTGIVETSYYVRGHRHDYVHSLHQKYGPIVRYAPGHIDVSDIDAVRIIHKVNKGYRKSGWYLSLAPPGVETLMNLINPTVHTRWRRLLGGPFQDNYLQKLEPVVAEKMAIALSKMEEELEQRGCIDVLKWWIYMALDIITELSYGASVNILADEEDNRYIMDYLEGLGPIHAVRTTMPFVITIANWLRFPIFNKLLNAGPRAAIWAVETIKAYKQLLAEENPKPTLFTPLFDKGDKGFTDTQITHLAGSNITAGSHTTATVMTFTIWAVCKHPEVRDKLVEEVSQLPEGFKHNDVRNLPYLNCVIQESVRLYAAVPSVLPRAVPEGGVEISGYFIPEGTTVSTQCYSLHRREDYFPKALQFDPERWVHPTKEMEEAFMGFGAGTRSCVGTNLAHTELRLGAAHFFRKFPKATVSTKEGMTDDDMRQRAWVFMSPVGHRCLIDA, encoded by the exons ATGGCAGGTAGTATCGGGCCGGCCATCCACCAAATTATCTCCTTGGTTCCCATCTGGTTCATGGTGGCTTGGGGAACAATCGTGACTGTCGTCTTAATCCTATTCCGGGCCTACAAAGACCCGCTGTCTAAAATTCCAGGTCCAATCTTCTCGCGATGGACCGGAATAGTGGAAACCTCGTACTATGTCCGCGGGCATAGACATGACTACGTTCATAGTCTTCATCAGAAATACG GACCCATTGTTCGTTACGCTCCTGGTCACATCGACGTCTCCGACATTGATGCCGTGCGGATCATCCACAAAGTCAACAAAGGATATCGCAAGTCGGGTTGGTACCTCTCATTGGCTCCTCCGGGAGTCGAGACGCTTATGAACCTCATCAACCCCACTGTCCATACCCGTTGGCGTCGTTTGCTGGGTGGTCCATTCCAAGACAACTATCTTCAGAAACTAGAGCCTGTAGTTGCAGAAAAAATGGCCATAGCGCTCTCCAAGATGGAAGAGGAGCTAGAACAGAGAGGTTGTATTGACGTTTTAAAATGGTGGATCTACATGGCACTCGACATCATCACCGAGCTAAGTTACGGCGCCAGTGTAAACATTTTGGCGGATGAGGAAGATAACCGGTATATCATGGACTATCTGGAGGGACTCGGTCCTATCCATGCAGTGAGAACCACGATGCCCTTTGTGATCACGATAGCCAACTGGCTCCGGTTCCCGATATTCAACAAGCTTCTCAACGCGGGACCCCGTGCGGCGATATGGGCGGTGGAGACAATCAAGGCATATAAGCAGCTACTTGCTGAGGAGAATCCCAAGCCGACCCTGTTCACTCCTCTCTTCGATAAAGGCGACAAGGGCTTTACAGATACCCAAATCACTCATCTTGCCGGATCAAATATCACTGCAGGCAGCCACACAACAGCCACCGTCATGACCTTCACAATCTGGGCCGTCTGCAAACATCCCGAAGTACGCGACAAACTCGTGGAGGAAGTCTCACAGCTACCAGAGGGATTCAAGCATAACGATGTGCGAAATCTTCCATATCTGAACTGTGTCATTCAGGAATCGGTCCGTCTCTATGCCGCCGTTCCTTCTGTGCTACCTCGGGCTGTTCCAGAAGGGGGCGTTGAGATCAGCGGCTATTTCATTCCCGAGGGGACAACAGTCTCCACGCAATGTTACAGCCTTCACCGGAGGGAAGATTATTTCCCCAAGGCTCTCCA ATTTGATCCCGAGCGCTGGGTACACCCAACCaaagagatggaagaggCCTTCATGGGATTTGGCGCCGGCACTCGCT CCTGCGTTGGCACTAACCTAGCACACACGGAACTGCGGCTCGGGGCGGCCCATTTTTTCCGCAAATTTCCGAAAGCCACGGTTTCGACCAAAGAGGGAATGACTGATGATGACATGAGGCAGAGGGCTTGGGTCTTCATGTCTCCAGTTGGTCATCGGTGCTTGATTGATGCTTGA
- a CDS encoding Vacuolar basic amino acid transporter 3: protein MSSSSTAPFNVAIVGGGIAGVTVALGLLSRGIPVKLYERAECFHEIGAGIGMSPNAERAMLSLDPRIHTVFRRLATPNTEDWFQYVDGFNNSQNGDGEELLFKIYLGNRGFEGCRRSDFLAGLAEMITEDCIEFKKEIIAVTEGGDGGIENEKTILHFSDDTVAEANIVLGCDGLRSKVRQLILGVNNPASQPSYSHKFAFRGLIPMQRAREVLGEDKSSTRYMHLGQNGHVLTFPVAMGTILNVVAFVTDPGEWPSKDRFTLPATKDEALCYFSGFGPVVTAIMEMLDDRLDKWGIFDLFDNPVTSYVSEKGFIGLIGDAAHASAPHHGAGAGCAIEDALAIAVALEDAAAILQKSSDAVARKNLVLKAALSTYQDIRHERTQWVVQSSRFIGEMYEWQVPEIGSDTVKGLAEAESRCRQIWDYDIDGLIQKTKKLFSTRVSGRDSCSIVTAVGQ from the coding sequence ATGAGTTCATCCTCAACTGCCCCCTTCAACGTCGCTATCGTCGGCGGTGGAATCGCCGGCGTGACAGTCGCCCTTGGTCTCCTCTCAAGGGGAATCCCCGTCAAACTTTACGAACGAGCTGAATGCTTTCACGAGATCGGTGCCGGAATCGGCATGTCTCCGAATGCCGAGCGAGCCATGCTGAGCTTGGACCCGCGCATCCATACGGTCTTCCGTAGACTCGCTACCCCGAACACGGAGGACTGGTTTCAATACGTCGATGGGTTCAATAACTCGCAGAATGGCGACGGAGAGGAATTACTGTTCAAAATTTATCTAGGAAATCGAGGGTTTGAGGGTTGTCGACGGTCCGACTTCCTTGCCGGGCTCGCTGAAATGATCACCGAGGATTGCATAGAGTTCAAAAAGGAGATTATCGCTGTAACGGAAGGAGGTGATGGCGGAATTGAGAATGAAAAAACCATTCTGCACTTTAGTGACGACACAGTAGCAGAAGCTAATATCGTGCTGGGCTGCGATGGCTTGCGCTCAAAAGTCCGCCAGCTTATACTCGGAGTTAACAATCCTGCCTCTCAGCCATCCTACAGTCACAAGTTTGCTTTTCGTGGGCTTATTCCGATGCAGCGGGCAAGAGAAGTTCTTGGTGAAGATAAATCATCCACGCGATATATGCACCTGGGCCAGAATGGCCATGTACTCACGTTTCCCGTTGCCATGGGCACGATCCTCAATGTTGTGGCATTTGTCACCGATCCGGGGGAATGGCCGAGCAAGGACCGATTCACTCTACCAGCCACCAAGGATGAAGCACTTTGTTACTTTTCCGGGTTTGGTCCTGTCGTGACTGCGATCATGGAGATGCTGGATGACAGGCTGGATAAGTGGGGGATATTCGACCTATTTGATAACCCGGTGACTTCATATGTCTCTGAAAAAGGGTTCATCGGTCTCATCGGTGATGCCGCTCATGCCTCAGCTCCCCATCATGGTGCCGGCGCCGGGTGTGCCATCGAAGATGCCCTGGCAATAGCAGTCGCATTAGAGGATGCTGCAGCAATACTGCAAAAGTCATCTGATGCTGTTGCTCGGAAAAACTTGGTATTGAAAGCTGCCCTCTCTACCTACCAGGATATACGCCATGAACGTACCCAATGGGTTGTCCAGAGCAGTCGGTTCATTGGTGAGATGTATGAGTGGCAGGTACCAGAGATAGGTAGTGATACTGTTAAAGGCCTTGCTGAGGCCGAGTCACGATGTCGCCAAATTTGGGATTATGATATTGATGGGCTGATTcaaaagacaaagaaattATTTTCAACGAGAGTTAGTGGAAGGGATAGTTGTAGCATAGTCACAGCGGTGGGGCAGTGA
- a CDS encoding Trichothecene 3-O-acetyltransferase: MSIYQDMIGQLPILNTYNHGTLGFKLDSETPQDSIIEALKTAADKLTASFPWLAGAVINEGRESGNSGLFKPLPWPPTATSSNSIVRIKDYRENLPAFADFVKSGAPCSMIDGKLIAPYPGFPVSYQGSPENPAPIIAIQANFVQGGLLLNFSAQHNVIDASGMMQVIQLFATAMRGDEYSLSAVEEGNRDRTRVIPLIAPGNPIKDHNHLKLPEGFTRPVPSSGTMMPKWAYFLLDGLAIPGIKALASSPEGYDPAVPYITSNDALSAFYWKILAGVRVRNGRSPDALSKFGRAVDSRRAMGVSHEYMGHMVYHSGTRMTMKELEEAHISSIACKLRKSLNDINNEFSVRSYATYIANQPDKTQVMYGGMYNPDTDVGASAVPNADFFHSFGSLLGVPHFARRPNLAPIPGCIYFMPAEGQFVPVLVCLRDDDLEGLRTHQEWNKITKYVG, encoded by the coding sequence ATGTCGATTTACCAGGACATGATCGGTCAACTCCCCATTCTAAATACATATAACCATGGCACTCTGGGTTTCAAGCTAGACAGCGAGACTCCTCAAGACAGCATCATAGAAGCATTGAAGACTGCTGCTGACAAGCTCACAGCAAGCTTTCCATGGCTAGCCGGTGCCGTAATCAACGAGGGTCGTGAATCGGGCAATTCCGGACTGTTCAAGCCTCTTCCGTGGCCTCCAACAGCCACTTCTTCGAATAGCATCGTGCGCATTAAGGATTATAGAGAGAATCTTCCAGCCTTCGCGGATTTCGTCAAATCCGGGGCGCCGTGCTCAATGATCGATGGCAAGCTAATTGCCCCCTACCCTGGATTTCCGGTTAGTTATCAGGGCTCTCCCGAGAACCCGGCGCCGATTATCGCGATCCAGGCCAACTTTGTGCAGGGTGGACTGCTGCTGAATTTCTCCGCCCAGCACAATGTCATTGATGCCAGTGGCATGATGCAAGTCATCCAACTGTTTGCAACAGCCATGCGAGGAGACGAATACTCTCTCTCAGCTGTAGAGGAGGGCAATAGAGATCGAACACGGGTGATTCCCCTGATTGCCCCGGGCAACCCAATTAAGGATCACAATCATCTCAAGCTTCCAGAGGGTTTCACTCGACCCGTACCTTCCTCTGGGACCATGATGCCAAAATGGGCGTATTTCCTCTTGGACGGATTGGCCATTCCCGGCATCAAGGCCCTCGCCTCCAGTCCCGAGGGATATGACCCTGCAGTCCCTTATATTACCAGCAACGACGCGTTGAGCGCTTTCTACTGGAAGATCTTAGCCGGGGTACGCGTACGTAATGGCCGGTCGCCAGATGCTCTCTCCAAATTCGGGCGTGCCGTTGACTCTCGGCGGGCAATGGGTGTCTCACATGAGTATATGGGCCACATGGTATACCACTCCGGGACGCGGATGACCATGAAGGAGCTCGAGGAAGCTCATATCTCATCCATTGCCTGCAAACTGCGGAAAAGTCTCAACGACATCAATAACGAGTTCTCCGTCCGCAGCTACGCGACATACATCGCTAACCAACCTGACAAGACGCAGGTCATGTACGGAGGAATGTACAACCCAGACACTGACGTTGGCGCGTCGGCCGTACCTAACGCGGACTTCTTCCATTCATTTGGCTCTCTGCTCGGGGTGCCGCATTTTGCCCGACGTCCGAATCTTGCGCCAATTCCTGGTTGTATCTATTTCATGCCTGCGGAAGGTCAATTTGTGCCTGTTCTTGTGTGTTTGAGGGATGATGACTTGGAGGGGTTGAGGACGCATCAGGAGTGGAACAAAATTACCAAATATGTTGGTTAA